tcatattcctgactccaGTTGGTACAGACATGAACACGTTAAACAACAACACCACATTATTTTTggtttcaaattctacattacgATCCAATTATATATTCTTTGAgaaattaatgttttatgtaAAGTATTACGGAATCCTTTTttaaaacctaaaaaaaacccaacataatTTGAATCCTTAATCACGATTAAGAAATTTAATAACGAATTTAATTCATGATAAAAATTTTAATCCATGAACACaaattcaaaagaaatatttGACCGGGTATCCTGAATTGGCTTCAGTCGATGGCTGTGTTTCagaaatcattatatttttgagtattttgttcATGATACAGGCAGATTTCAACATATGCCTAACCTGgcattcatttgttaaataccTAACACAAGCCATGACGACAGACATCGAAAAGGTTCGATCATTATTTGTGTGGATGGGGTGTCAGAACTTCCAGTCGGGAAGTATTCCGAATGGAAAAGAGGATTCTCCCCTTAGTTACATGAGTAAAGTCAAGAAAAAGACGATGTCATATGCAGCATTCTTCGTCAAAATATGCAGGTAATAATAATAGTTAtatcatataacaaaaaaatatgttcgaACTGTATTAAAAAACGGGACattctaaaaaaaagttatgttgtTTATAGAGTCCGTGAATTTAAATACGATCCGTGTAAACCtaataaacatttgaataaacttAGTCATGAAGATTGTCCGTTTAACACTGTAGTAAGTGTAAGCGTTGATTTCGTTATTaacgtatattttttttcttaccgTTATGCAGACTTATGGTCTTACATCCTGTCGATAGttgtattttggcattgcacaaggatGTTCTACTTCATAGTATATTTggcatttaaaacttttttgattcaagcgtcacgGATGAATCTTTTGAAGACGACCCCAAGTCTAACGTACACGAGTTTAATCTAGTTTATTGGACACCAATGATCTCGGGTAGATAAAACAACATTTGGAAGAATATATGATAGGGTTATTAATATTAGAAATAGAGGATGTTGTATAATTGGTActgagacatctctccaccagagaccaaatgtgGTAAAATTTAACAACTATAAGATACGGTACGACCGCAATAATGACCAAAACCCATACagaatagtaagctataaaaggcacagaaatgacaaatgtaaaataattcaaacgagaaaactaatgccCTGATTTATTCATGCTGGTTTTAACTAGTCACTGATAATCCTGATGCTATGGATTTTGCACATGtggaaggacgtacggtgacctttacTTTCATGTATTCTATGTTTTTTGTCTCTAGTGGAGATTTGTTtcgttgacaatcataccaaatcttctaatTTTATATAGAATTTGTCCTGAACATAGTACGCTGTAGATTATTTCATTTTCAGGGCTGCAGGATTAAAGTCGGTACTGATAAAAGGTATTGCCAAAAGTGTGGTATATGATGTAGGTGACCCTTTGGAAGAACTTCAACAGTTGCGGAATAACTGGTGTGCTATTCACGTGAATGGTGACTGGCGATTTGTGTTCCCTTTGTGGGCTTACTCTGCAGTGGAAGGTAGAATCACAGACAAGTATACTCTTATCGAGGGTAATTAGAACAGTAAAACGAGTAAACTGgtcgtaaaaaataaaaatgccaaaagtaaaatcacaaaaatactgaactcaggggAAAATTCGAGGAttaacattttattcattaaagTAGGACCGAGGAGTACAAATAACACAAACATGGTATGGTATGGTATACccatttgaataatttataacGCTTCGTAGAAATATCACCTTATGCAATACATGACAGACAATGTTTATCCTACATCTCCCTGAATACCAGATAAGGGTGGATAACTCATACATTTGTGTTTTACATCAATCGACATGAAAGTAGTTTTTGCTAAGTTCAGTGAATCAAGTAAGATATAATCTACATGTATATGGATATAAGTTTTGTCAGGATACAGGCGAAATACAATTAAAATGAAGCAAAAGGAAACTTATAgtattagcgtcactgatgagtcttatgtagacgaaacgcgcgtctggcgtataaaattataatcctggtacttttgataactatttacacaaataaaataataatattgcatgggtaaaaaaaaatgCCTCTCCTGACAATTCAGACTGGTAATTTTTAACGGTTCCACTTGCATGATCTTGCATCAGAAAGATATTTAGAGGAGTTTCAAGTTTCTTTCGtcacttttattttgaaaattccttATTGACAACGATTGTTTTTGCAGGTGGTAAGATGTCGAGAAGTAAAGCATCACCAGGATCAGCAGTTAAGAAGTTCAACGAGTTTTTCTTTCTTACTGACCCTGATGTATTTATTCACTTTGCAATCCCTGACAATCCAGACTGGCAGTTATTAACTGTTCCACTTACATTAGATAGATACTTAGAGGAACCCTATTTTCGTCAaccttattttgaaaataaattacaggTGGCAACACTATTGCCAGGTGTACAGAAAGCCAAACATGGAATAGTTGAGATAGGAATGAAAAGTTTAATTGAAAACTGGCAGGGTTTGTTGACATATCAATTGTTCTTTAATAATAAGAAATCAACCGAGGTGCTACCGAAGAAAACACAGCTCAGTAATTTTGTCCTGATGGACAGATGCAACAGCAACTGGAAATTTACCGTTAGATTTCCGATAGATGGAGTttataaattaacaataaatggtGGTGTACCTCCGAAAAGTAACGAATGGGTATGTGACTTTAAGTTAGTGTGTAAAACTGCCATAGAAGATATCCCGCCATTACCCTGCGATACAGGTGCTGTGGGATGGGGACCTAGTAATAACTTACAGCAGTATGGATTGACAGCTCCTTCTCATACACATGGCACGATTCTGACCAAACTACGCCAATATCTATATATAGGCTTTACTTTAACGAAGAAACTTTTCATTCGGTCCGAGTTGATTGGCAATAAGTACAAATCGTCCGAACTGGACCAATATGTTGACCAACGAATAACAAATCGAGAACTTGTTGTTAAAGTTATGGTACCAGAAGATGGAGAATTTGCACTGCGCATGTATGCAAGAGAGACAAAGAAACTACCAGAggaaaatgtaataaattatttaataacaaCAGATGACCCTGCAGGTCCTAGAACTTACAGGAAAGAGgtaagaaaataaatcaaaaggCAATGTATGATATCGTTCCTTAAAACATAGATAACTctataataaaatg
The window above is part of the Mytilus galloprovincialis chromosome 4, xbMytGall1.hap1.1, whole genome shotgun sequence genome. Proteins encoded here:
- the LOC143073441 gene encoding hillarin-like isoform X2, with protein sequence MGCAASMDGFPSKDSRRKRDLLETRNEKINEKLGKPERKYPRPRPPRDRKSHIYTPGGYSELEYNARRADFNICLTWHSFVKYLTQAMTTDIEKVRSLFVWMGCQNFQSGSIPNGKEDSPLSYMSKVKKKTMSYAAFFVKICRAAGLKSVLIKGIAKSVVYDVGDPLEELQQLRNNWCAIHVNGDWRFVFPLWAYSAVEGGKMSRSKASPGSAVKKFNEFFFLTDPDVFIHFAIPDNPDWQLLTVPLTLDRYLEEPYFRQPYFENKLQVATLLPGVQKAKHGIVEIGMKSLIENWQGLLTYQLFFNNKKSTEVLPKKTQLSNFVLMDRCNSNWKFTVRFPIDGVYKLTINGGVPPKSNEWVCDFKLVCKTAIEDIPPLPCDTGAVGWGPSNNLQQYGLTAPSHTHGTILTKLRQYLYIGFTLTKKLFIRSELIGNKYKSSELDQYVDQRITNRELVVKVMVPEDGEFALRMYARETKKLPEENVINYLITTDDPAGPRTYRKENAFEKNLRKELVTLTQQTKDPDEMDKAIERFDKLALEDKGDLKKAKSRRDFLKIRKDLTDATVRRHYGTLDTAIKKARESKYEAKLKNTTKKAEEVRNEVYSTWIHEILEMKPSTVAELKTYKNPPSAIFDTMKAVYLLLGESADMIKTWEDIHSVLSTIGNDSLLQRIKTFQTSQLREHALEEAQKLTEQHDLPSIKSKSPAAGTFYVWVRDLVNMINDERSNPKRKKKRKEISTFSAKTTSTKKSQ
- the LOC143073441 gene encoding lim and transglutaminase domain protein ltd-1-like isoform X1; this translates as MGCAASMDGFPSKDSRRKRDLLETRNEKINEKLGKPERKYPRPRPPRDRKSHIYTPGGYSELEYNARRADFNICLTWHSFVKYLTQAMTTDIEKVRSLFVWMGCQNFQSGSIPNGKEDSPLSYMSKVKKKTMSYAAFFVKICRAAGLKSVLIKGIAKSVVYDVGDPLEELQQLRNNWCAIHVNGDWRFVFPLWAYSAVEGRITDKYTLIEGGKMSRSKASPGSAVKKFNEFFFLTDPDVFIHFAIPDNPDWQLLTVPLTLDRYLEEPYFRQPYFENKLQVATLLPGVQKAKHGIVEIGMKSLIENWQGLLTYQLFFNNKKSTEVLPKKTQLSNFVLMDRCNSNWKFTVRFPIDGVYKLTINGGVPPKSNEWVCDFKLVCKTAIEDIPPLPCDTGAVGWGPSNNLQQYGLTAPSHTHGTILTKLRQYLYIGFTLTKKLFIRSELIGNKYKSSELDQYVDQRITNRELVVKVMVPEDGEFALRMYARETKKLPEENVINYLITTDDPAGPRTYRKENAFEKNLRKELVTLTQQTKDPDEMDKAIERFDKLALEDKGDLKKAKSRRDFLKIRKDLTDATVRRHYGTLDTAIKKARESKYEAKLKNTTKKAEEVRNEVYSTWIHEILEMKPSTVAELKTYKNPPSAIFDTMKAVYLLLGESADMIKTWEDIHSVLSTIGNDSLLQRIKTFQTSQLREHALEEAQKLTEQHDLPSIKSKSPAAGTFYVWVRDLVNMINDERSNPKRKKKRKEISTFSAKTTSTKKSQ
- the LOC143073441 gene encoding hillarin-like isoform X3; the protein is MGCAASMDGFPSKDSRRKRDLLETRNEKINEKLGKPERKYPRPRPPRDRKSHIYTPGGYSELEYNARRADFNICLTWHSFVKYLTQAMTTDIEKVRSLFVWMGCQNFQSGSIPNGKEDSPLSYMSKVKKKTMSYAAFFVKICRAAGLKSVLIKGIAKSVVYDVGDPLEELQQLRNNWCAIHVNGDWRFVFPLWAYSAVEGRITDKYTLIEGGKMSRSKASPGSAVKKFNEFFFLTDPDVFIHFAIPDNPDWQLLTVPLTLDRYLEEPYFRQPYFENKLQVATLLPGVQKAKHGIVEIGMKSLIENWQGLLTYQLFFNNKKSTEVLPKKTQLSNFVLMDRCNSNWKFTVRFPIDGVYKLTINGGVPPKSNEWVCDFKLVCKTAIEDIPPLPCDTGAVGWGPSNNLQQYGLTAPSHTHGTILTKLRQYLYIGFTLTKKLFIRSELIGNKYKSSELDQYVDQRITNRELVVKVMVPEDGEFALRMYARETKKLPEENVINYLITTDDPAGPRTYRKENAFEKNLRKELVTLTQQTKDPDEMDKAIERFDKLALEDKGDLKKAKSRRDFLKIRKDLTDATVRRHYGTLDTAIKKARESKYEAKLKNTTKKAEEVRNEVYSTWIHEILEMKPSTVAELKTYKNPPSAIFDTMKAVYLLLGESADMIKVRDLVNMINDERSNPKRKKKRKEISTFSAKTTSTKKSQ